The window TTGTCTTTAGTGCGTAAGGTTACCACTCGCACTAGACCATCGTTGCCATGGTGAGTTTCTCGTACTTTTGCGAGAGGCCAGTTATTTGGATTGACATTTTCTTGTTTTATCAGCACGATGTCCCCGATTTTCAGGTTTTCTTCTTTCCTTATCCATTTAAATCTATGCTAGTCTAGTTAAGTATTCGTTGgtccattttttccaaaaatcctTTTTCATCGCCTGAATAATGGACCATCTGTTGTGAAGACTCAACCTTTCATCTGATGAAAATGGAGTTTCAGGAATCATTTTAAGGGGGTGTCCGATTAGGAAGTGCCCCGGCGTGATCACATCTATATTCTCTGGATCTTCTGAGAGGGCTGTTAATGGGCGTGAATTCAGGCATGCTTCTATTTGACACAGTAGGGTTGACAGTTCCTCATATGTGAGTGTGTGGTTGCCGATTACTCGTTTCAGATGATACTTGATGAATTTGACTCCAACTTCCCATAGACCTCCATGATGAGGGGATGCTGGAGGATTCCAATGCCATCGCACGGCTTCGATTGCAACTGCTTCTTTTAGGGCTTGTTCGTCAATAGCTTCTTTGGTTTCCTTGTCCAGGATTTTCTTGGCGCCGACAAAATTCGTTCCGTTGTCTGAGTACAAATCGGTGCATATTCCTCTGCGCGAGATGAATCTTCTGAAGGCGGCCATGAAGGCATTTGATGTTAAATCTGTTACTGCTTCTATGTGAATTGCCTTGGTTGACAGGCAGATGAATATCGCTATGTATCCTTTGTACGATTTGCATCCTCTTCCTCTGGAAAGCCTTATTTGCACCGGTCCTGCATAGTCTATTCCCGAGTGCGTGAAAGGATGGGATGGAGATACTCTGGGTTTTGGCAGCGATCCCATCAATTGGTTTCGGGTCTCTGCTCGGAATCTCGTGCACACAACGCATTGTCGGACGACATGTTTCACTTTGTTCCTTGCTTGGATAATCCAATAGTTTTGTCGAAGATAGTTGAGAGTGGCTTGATTTCCTCCATGTAAAGTTTGATTATGAGCGTCCCTTATTATGAGATAACTAAGATGACCATTCATTGGTAATATAATGGGGTGTCTTTGACTGTATTCTAATGGAGCATTGTGTATTCTTCCGTCCACTCTGAGTAAACCTTGTGGATATAAGAATGGGTTAAGACTCTTTAAGTGGCTCGATTTTTTGACTTTTCCTGTCAGTATCATCTGTTCGATATCGGATTGAAAGTAAGCCCTTTGTACCAATCTGAGTATAGCTGTTTTGCTTTCCAGCAACTCTTCCGCTTCAAGGGATGTGCTGGCTCGGCGATTTTGTGGTTTCATAAATCTCCGGCAGTAAGCCATAATTCTTATGGTTTTCTGAAAGGAAGAATATTTGCTCAATATTTCCGGGTCTTTTTCTATACTAGCTGTATTCGCAGAAATCTCTTTTCTCCTCAGGTCCTGCGTCGTTTCCGGTGTTTCCAAAGAATTGGATTACTTGCGTTGTCGGATGTTTCAACCATTCAGGTCCATTCCACCATAGATCATTTGTTACCAGTGCACCTGGCCTCAATCTTCGTGAAATCAGATCTGCAGGATTGTCGGTCGATTTAAcgtagtatagtatatccaaagtcacttgaactagtctataaaaacgcttagctagagataattgcaaaacagtcataaaccataggcgcacaattttcaaacccttgagttgaaaataatatttttcggcaaccgtccgagAAGTACTctcttcccggacgctttttctctgagaaagtagcatttcccggcctagtccggaaagtacgtacttccaggactcgcttacgctcgtcctataattttgtctattcgtccaaaaaaacactattttccggacttaatacgtaaattactattttgcgtagatatgtatgggactcagatgtcgattctttcagaaaatttgtgacgtaAAAAACTTTAtctgttacatcaaaaatgatactttgtcattctacggtgttataatttgattattctttattctcgacctgtaatatactatcaaggaacgttatcaacgatgatgaactgatcgttgcatagaattataagagcatgatatgaattcggaaatgttttctctgataagacaaactagggtagaataggtgcatgaccttgagatccttgaatgacatccttctacgtcaaattagcagctacgttgccgaattgaattttatttcttcgttattgtaaggcgaaatttatgtcccttagtggaagcagaaggctaaatgataatgatgtacagggtgattcaccgcgatggtctattagacgtttatggtaaactaataataattttgtgctgaaaatttatacaatttccttttataccggaaacagagaactactttcttatttcaaatgacacacccagtatattattgcattatcagatagcttggttgatgataatttcagcaatatggcaatacttgagtatgagctcaacggttcataagttgaagagattcctatagatatcttatgaaaagttttttgcaaaaaacctatattttttattcatttagttaattttacgtaggtatgaaaagagaggggtctcaagcaaatcctatacttaaagagttatccaggaaaaacttgaactaaggaaaactgcaatttctcattgaatggagtagtctatgacttccaaaaaacataaaaagaaactaaaaagtcgaaatttcattaagagcccgttcacatgacgagcggtttccgcgcggtttgaaaccgcgcgtttacaagtacatgaattttcttcgaagcgtacacatgcctcCGCGCGGTTTTATGTACCGCGCGTAGAGCACGGTTCTAGAGCTTGCCCGTAGTAACCGCGCGTTGGCGCGCGgtttgagatcataggtttctaatataaccgttcagatgaccgcgcgggcacgagctgatagatgccagagacgtatttacgtattttccttcgatccgttcggtcagaaatatttcaaaatggaaccggacgctcctaaattattcatagatgaaattgagaattttcctgtaatatgcgacatgacaagtagtgtatattcagataaaaactcaaggagacgggcttgggaagaactcgtcatcatatcctgtgaaggagatgctaatgaagaaaaaaaatttattatgtgaccacataaaaatgataatagctctttatttagaaatcatgagatacacgtagaacaaatacaaatgaagagaaatagtatcaaaataacattcacctaccacttaacagcagaaatctactatactaagtatatggttctaattataattattcaacaataaattaaaaattatattcttaaatggtttataattatttatttctttgatttcattaggcagtctattgaaaaactttaaacaaCTATATTCTAGCTGCtatttgtgttgaatttaatttactttttttttttctgtcgagccacgtgtcctacccactgccacttcaattctgcaacacgcgctataatatctacgactctagttctttgtcggatttcttcattcctttttctgtctctgagactgacattgagcatagttctttccatcgctctctgcatcaccctcacctggtttgcggtcttcttagttattgccatagtttccaggccatatgtcactaccggtaatatgcaggcatcgaaaactttccttttaaggtttatgggatgtcgttattcctgaatatatatttcatctttccaaaagtcatccaagttagcctgattcttctttttatctctgctgtttgattttctttgccgattcttattgagtgtcttgaatattatatattcttctacattttcaagttgtgtgccgtcaatgtgtatgtgttctgtggtgttgttgataagtttggtcttcgaaacattaattttcaaacctaCTTTTTTCAGAGCATCACTAAGTTGTTTCAACATCTCGCTCAATTCCTGCATGTTGCTACTTATTATGACGATGTCATCGGCAAAACGAAGATGATTTAAGTaggatcagtttta is drawn from Harmonia axyridis chromosome 7, icHarAxyr1.1, whole genome shotgun sequence and contains these coding sequences:
- the LOC123685296 gene encoding uncharacterized protein LOC123685296, whose amino-acid sequence is MAYCRRFMKPQNRRASTSLEAEELLESKTAILRLVQRAYFQSDIEQMILTGKVKKSSHLKSLNPFLYPQGLLRVDGRIHNAPLEYSQRHPIILPMNGHLSYLIIRDAHNQTLHGGNQATLNYLRQNYWIIQARNKVKHVVRQCVVCTRFRAETRNQLMGSLPKPRVSPSHPFTHSGIDYAGPVQIRLSRGRGCKSYKGYIAIFICLSTKAIHIEAVTDLTSNAFMAAFRRFISRRGICTDLYSDNGTNFVGAKKILDKETKEAIDEQALKEAVAIEAVRWHWNPPASPHHGGLWEVGVKFIKYHLKRVIGNHTLTYEELSTLLCQIEACLNSRPLTALSEDPENIDVITPGHFLIGHPLKMIPETPFSSDERLSLHNRWSIIQAMKKDFWKKWTNEYLTRLA